A portion of the Treponema rectale genome contains these proteins:
- a CDS encoding bactofilin family protein, whose amino-acid sequence MLKESGNITVFGEETDFEGELEFTDNLVITGKFTGTIKATGALEIDRNAVCKVDKISAASVIVSGTVEGNIEGSESVELCSGSSVKGDISTSRIRIAENVEFEGQVSMLENGNPDEDIFSLASDEYKNSLVIKTSDIH is encoded by the coding sequence ATGTTAAAAGAAAGTGGAAATATAACCGTATTTGGGGAAGAAACTGATTTTGAAGGTGAACTCGAATTTACGGATAATCTCGTTATAACTGGAAAATTTACCGGTACTATAAAAGCTACGGGAGCTTTGGAAATTGACAGAAATGCAGTCTGTAAGGTTGATAAAATTTCTGCAGCTTCCGTTATTGTTTCAGGAACTGTAGAGGGAAATATTGAGGGTTCTGAAAGTGTTGAGTTGTGTTCCGGCAGTTCAGTAAAAGGAGATATCAGTACTTCAAGAATCCGTATTGCAGAAAATGTTGAATTCGAAGGTCAGGTTTCAATGCTTGAAAACGGAAATCCTGATGAAGATATATTTTCTCTTGCATCAGATGAATATAAAAATTCTCTTGTAATAAAAACATCTGATATTCACTGA
- the sufU gene encoding Fe-S cluster assembly sulfur transfer protein SufU, whose translation MDLKSLYQEILNEHNLHPTHKGITENATLTLQGVNPSCGDNIYLQLKIDDNGIITDGSFNGSGCAISQASVDMMLDDIIGQPKEEALRLAGLFMDMIQGKETDDSKIEELDEAASLKNIRTMPARVKCAVLGWRTMKDMLEKNHTEGEGSQSHCDL comes from the coding sequence ATGGATTTAAAGTCTTTATATCAGGAAATATTAAACGAACATAATCTTCATCCTACTCACAAGGGAATTACTGAGAATGCAACCCTTACTCTTCAGGGGGTAAATCCAAGCTGCGGAGACAATATTTATCTTCAGCTTAAAATTGACGACAACGGAATTATTACAGATGGAAGCTTTAACGGTTCCGGTTGTGCCATTTCTCAGGCAAGTGTAGATATGATGCTTGATGATATAATCGGTCAGCCTAAGGAAGAAGCTCTTCGTCTTGCAGGTCTTTTTATGGATATGATTCAGGGAAAAGAGACGGATGATTCAAAAATAGAGGAACTCGATGAAGCGGCGTCCCTTAAAAATATCCGTACCATGCCTGCCCGTGTAAAATGTGCCGTTCTCGGCTGGAGAACAATGAAGGACATGCTTGAAAAAAATCATACAGAAGGTGAAGGCAGTCAGAGTCATTGTGATCTGTAA
- a CDS encoding HU family DNA-binding protein, with protein sequence MLYHVRRAAWQDFTTLHSLLQLQQLSKNEKDAGNTAFFFFYPEWRFAVVMAGKKITRADLVESVYQNTSCERKVIQVIVESFIEQLKINLAAANTVELRGFGSFDIRLRKGREKARNPKTGEILSVASRYTAVFKPGQELKKQLSDIPVDSDI encoded by the coding sequence ATGCTGTATCACGTAAGAAGAGCCGCATGGCAAGACTTTACAACGTTACATTCGCTGCTTCAGCTGCAGCAGCTGAGTAAGAATGAGAAGGATGCTGGTAACACAGCATTCTTTTTTTTTTATCCGGAATGGAGATTTGCAGTCGTTATGGCAGGAAAAAAGATAACCAGGGCTGATCTGGTTGAGTCAGTTTATCAGAATACATCCTGTGAGCGTAAAGTCATTCAGGTTATTGTAGAATCATTTATTGAACAGTTAAAAATCAATCTTGCGGCTGCGAATACTGTTGAACTTCGTGGATTCGGTTCATTTGACATTCGCCTCAGAAAGGGACGGGAAAAGGCCAGAAATCCCAAAACTGGGGAAATACTTTCTGTTGCTTCCCGATATACGGCTGTTTTTAAGCCCGGGCAGGAATTAAAGAAACAGTTGTCGGATATTCCTGTAGATTCTGATATTTGA
- the sufC gene encoding Fe-S cluster assembly ATPase SufC has translation MAETLLKIDNLSTNIGDKSILHGISLDIAPGETHVLMGPNGAGKSTLGYTLMGSPEYSIAGGKIFFNGEDVTELSADGRAKKGIFLSFQEPLEVPGISLESFIRSSMTQVSGTKVKLFAFQKELERCMDILNMNHSYAERDLNVGFSGGEKKKSEILQLLMLKPRLAILDETDSGLDVDAVRTVSKGIEEYQKSTGGSLLIITHSTRILESLKVDRTHIMVKGRIVHSGDGSLVQKINEEGFDQFIPQEIKDAERREKLAAAAKNAMDAVKANAARELEGLSMDEVKKSINGGSN, from the coding sequence ATGGCAGAAACTCTCTTAAAAATTGATAATTTGAGTACAAATATAGGTGATAAGTCTATTCTTCACGGAATTTCTCTGGATATTGCACCCGGGGAGACTCATGTATTGATGGGACCTAATGGTGCAGGCAAGTCAACTCTCGGTTATACCCTGATGGGAAGTCCTGAGTATTCTATTGCCGGCGGAAAAATTTTTTTTAACGGTGAAGATGTTACGGAGCTTTCTGCTGATGGACGTGCAAAAAAAGGAATTTTTTTGAGTTTTCAGGAGCCTCTTGAAGTACCGGGAATTTCTCTTGAAAGTTTTATCCGTTCATCCATGACTCAGGTATCCGGAACAAAGGTTAAGCTTTTTGCATTTCAGAAAGAACTTGAGCGCTGCATGGATATTTTGAATATGAATCATTCCTATGCGGAAAGAGACCTTAATGTCGGTTTTTCCGGTGGTGAAAAAAAGAAGAGTGAAATTCTTCAGCTTCTCATGCTTAAACCTCGTCTTGCCATTCTTGATGAAACTGATTCCGGTCTTGATGTTGATGCCGTACGTACGGTTTCAAAGGGAATTGAGGAATATCAGAAATCAACAGGCGGTTCGCTTCTGATTATTACTCATTCTACACGTATCCTTGAGAGCCTTAAGGTTGACAGAACCCACATCATGGTAAAGGGACGTATTGTTCATTCTGGAGACGGTTCTTTAGTTCAGAAAATAAATGAAGAAGGTTTCGACCAGTTTATTCCTCAGGAAATTAAAGATGCTGAACGCAGGGAAAAGCTGGCTGCTGCTGCAAAGAATGCTATGGATGCCGTAAAGGCAAATGCAGCCCGTGAACTGGAGGGCCTTTCTATGGATGAGGTTAAGAAAAGTATTAACGGAGGCTCAAACTAA
- a CDS encoding HU family DNA-binding protein, translated as MKRTELVDAIAKDTGLTKKDADAAIKSFIENVTKAISSGDDVALVGFGTFTVSERAARDGINPLTKEKIHIPAAKAPKFKAGKALKDAVNKK; from the coding sequence ATGAAAAGAACAGAATTAGTTGACGCTATTGCAAAAGACACAGGTCTTACAAAAAAAGATGCAGACGCAGCTATTAAATCTTTTATCGAAAACGTAACAAAAGCTATATCTTCAGGTGATGACGTTGCTCTCGTAGGCTTTGGAACCTTCACAGTATCAGAGCGTGCAGCAAGAGACGGAATCAACCCTCTCACAAAAGAAAAGATTCATATTCCTGCAGCAAAAGCTCCAAAATTCAAGGCAGGAAAAGCTCTTAAGGATGCTGTAAACAAGAAATAA
- the sufB gene encoding Fe-S cluster assembly protein SufB translates to MSETPEKKSQVADIDRSLYDFRYEESDEDFYKIRAGLDESIVQKISEEKGDPEWMKEWRLKSLRLYNEIREPDWGPDIRDLDIQKIVTYVKPKTDMAAKWQDVPDDIKNTFEKLGIPEAERMSLAGVGAQYDSELVYHNVKDEVLKQGVIYTDFESALKSEEWGPMVKEYFMHLVPPSDHKFAALHGALWSGGSFVYVPKGVKVDIPLQSYFRLNAAGAGQFEHTLIIVDEGADLHFIEGCSAPKYNVANLHAGCVELYVKKNARLRYSTIENWSKNMYNLNTKRAVVEENGRMEWVSGSFGSHISYLYPTTILKGDNASCEFTGITFAGEGQNLDTGAKMIHIGKNTSTVINTKSISKSGGICTYRSSIQVMEGASHSKASVDCSSLMLDSESRSDTVPAMDIRTDDCDIGHEAKIGRISNKAIFYLMSRGIPEDEARAMIVSGFANPVSKELPLEYAVEMNNLIQLEMKGSM, encoded by the coding sequence ATGAGTGAAACTCCTGAAAAAAAATCTCAGGTTGCTGATATAGACAGATCTTTGTATGACTTTCGTTATGAAGAAAGTGATGAAGATTTTTATAAGATTCGTGCAGGACTTGATGAATCTATAGTGCAGAAAATCTCGGAAGAAAAAGGGGATCCTGAATGGATGAAGGAATGGAGGCTTAAGTCTCTCCGTCTTTATAATGAAATCAGGGAACCTGACTGGGGTCCGGATATCCGTGATCTTGATATTCAGAAAATCGTAACTTATGTAAAACCTAAAACGGACATGGCTGCAAAATGGCAGGATGTTCCGGATGATATAAAGAATACTTTTGAAAAACTGGGGATTCCTGAAGCAGAGCGCATGAGCCTTGCAGGAGTTGGAGCTCAGTATGATTCAGAACTGGTATATCATAACGTAAAGGATGAAGTTCTTAAGCAGGGCGTAATTTATACAGATTTTGAGAGTGCCCTTAAGAGTGAAGAATGGGGACCGATGGTTAAGGAATATTTCATGCATCTTGTTCCTCCTTCTGATCATAAATTTGCAGCCCTTCATGGAGCCCTCTGGTCTGGCGGAAGTTTTGTGTATGTTCCAAAAGGAGTAAAAGTAGATATTCCTCTGCAGTCTTATTTCCGTCTTAATGCTGCCGGAGCAGGACAGTTTGAGCATACCCTTATTATCGTGGATGAAGGGGCAGACCTTCACTTTATTGAAGGATGTTCAGCTCCTAAATATAACGTTGCAAATCTTCATGCCGGTTGTGTTGAACTTTATGTTAAGAAGAATGCCAGATTAAGGTATTCAACAATAGAAAACTGGTCTAAGAATATGTATAACCTTAACACCAAGCGTGCTGTAGTAGAAGAAAACGGCCGCATGGAGTGGGTAAGCGGAAGTTTTGGAAGTCATATTTCCTATCTTTATCCGACAACAATACTTAAGGGAGATAATGCTTCCTGTGAATTTACAGGGATTACTTTTGCAGGAGAAGGCCAGAACCTTGATACCGGTGCAAAGATGATTCACATCGGAAAGAATACTTCTACAGTCATAAATACAAAGTCCATATCAAAAAGCGGCGGTATATGTACTTACCGGTCATCGATTCAGGTTATGGAAGGGGCGTCTCATTCTAAAGCCAGCGTTGACTGTTCCAGCCTTATGCTTGATTCTGAAAGCCGTAGTGATACTGTTCCTGCAATGGATATCCGTACTGATGACTGTGATATAGGTCATGAAGCAAAAATCGGACGTATTTCGAATAAGGCTATATTTTATCTTATGAGCCGTGGAATTCCTGAGGATGAAGCTCGTGCCATGATTGTTTCTGGTTTTGCAAATCCTGTAAGTAAGGAACTTCCTCTGGAATATGCTGTAGAAATGAATAATCTCATTCAGCTTGAAATGAAAGGTTCAATGTAG
- a CDS encoding SufS family cysteine desulfurase: protein MENKMGSIDFRKDFPFFESSINKGLVYFDNAATSQRPACVNRAVEDFNNFNNANPLRGLYDLSVRATDLYENARAKVAAFLNAPSDSHIIFTRNATESLNLVAYTYGMAFVEEGDEVVISAMEHHSNILPWQMVCSAKKARLVWLECDASGIIPASEWQTKITAKTKIVSVAHVSNVFGITNPVKEIASYAHKVGNGGKGAVMIVDGAQSVPHMKVDVQDIGADFLAFSGHKALGPMGIGALYAREKFLEQMPPFLRGGEMIEYVTRESATYAELPHKFEAGTVNAGGAVGLAAALDYIEKVGFDFIEKNDNALAAFIMNGMKTIPHVHVIGNDDPDRHCGIVTFTIDDVHPHDIASMLSSENVAIRAGHHCAQPLMQKLGVGSTARASVYFYNTQKEAEVFLEKLSGVRKWMGLS from the coding sequence TTGGAAAATAAAATGGGTTCTATAGATTTTAGAAAGGATTTTCCTTTTTTTGAAAGCAGTATTAATAAAGGTCTGGTTTATTTTGATAATGCAGCTACTTCCCAGAGACCTGCCTGTGTAAACAGGGCTGTTGAAGATTTTAATAATTTTAATAATGCAAATCCTCTCAGGGGACTTTATGATCTGAGTGTAAGGGCTACGGATCTTTATGAGAATGCCAGGGCAAAAGTTGCAGCTTTTTTAAATGCACCTTCTGATTCTCATATTATTTTTACCCGTAATGCAACGGAAAGCCTTAATCTTGTTGCGTATACTTATGGAATGGCTTTTGTTGAAGAGGGAGATGAGGTTGTAATATCCGCAATGGAGCATCATTCCAATATCCTTCCATGGCAGATGGTCTGTTCTGCAAAAAAAGCAAGGCTTGTCTGGCTGGAATGTGATGCTTCCGGAATAATTCCGGCTTCTGAATGGCAGACAAAAATAACTGCAAAAACAAAAATTGTTTCTGTTGCCCATGTTAGCAATGTATTTGGAATTACAAATCCTGTTAAGGAAATTGCTTCCTATGCCCATAAAGTCGGAAACGGTGGAAAAGGTGCCGTGATGATTGTAGACGGTGCTCAGAGCGTTCCCCACATGAAAGTTGATGTTCAGGATATCGGGGCTGATTTTCTTGCATTCAGCGGACATAAGGCACTTGGACCTATGGGAATCGGTGCACTTTATGCCAGGGAGAAGTTTCTTGAACAGATGCCGCCTTTCCTTCGCGGTGGAGAAATGATTGAATATGTTACCAGGGAGAGTGCGACATATGCAGAACTGCCTCACAAATTTGAGGCTGGTACCGTAAATGCCGGTGGAGCTGTAGGCCTTGCCGCTGCTCTGGATTATATTGAAAAGGTTGGCTTTGACTTCATAGAAAAAAATGATAATGCTCTTGCAGCTTTTATTATGAATGGCATGAAGACTATACCTCACGTGCATGTAATTGGAAATGATGATCCTGACAGGCATTGCGGTATAGTAACTTTTACTATTGATGATGTTCATCCTCATGATATTGCTTCCATGCTTTCCAGTGAGAATGTTGCAATCCGTGCCGGACATCACTGTGCCCAGCCTTTAATGCAGAAGCTTGGTGTTGGTTCTACTGCCCGCGCCAGTGTCTATTTTTATAATACTCAGAAAGAAGCAGAGGTTTTTCTTGAAAAACTTTCTGGTGTCCGAAAATGGATGGGGCTCAGTTAA
- a CDS encoding SufB/SufD family protein, whose product MSIKLDVDVNQFPSLTWNFLKINRAHLDSSLESDAGFTAVVSNDELSLSEIPFKSVSSEVKAVETGLGSSFDESFDKFASDGKTVLVEIPESRGCSSCQKIKIEMVHHDGESKAKDYVIHAREGSDAVVIFTFKGAELNEGVLGARIRVIADENSKVRLSAVNLLGKKALHFLSIGSLVKDNACVDVTELELGGAKVYSGNRQSLSGYKSVCSGHTGYVVEQGCEADFNYVARHTGRESVSMMAVDGVCRNSCRKTWRGTIDFVKGCIDAKGDEQENVLLLSPDVVNKTLPVILCDEEAVEGRHGASIGRLDKDILFYLQSRGVDEKEAGRLMVSAKIRSVCRYIPDEEVNAGVNAFLEREFGK is encoded by the coding sequence ATGAGTATTAAACTTGACGTTGATGTAAACCAGTTTCCGAGCCTTACCTGGAATTTTTTAAAGATAAACAGGGCTCATCTTGATTCTTCCCTTGAGAGTGATGCAGGATTTACAGCTGTCGTATCTAATGATGAACTTTCTCTTTCAGAAATACCTTTTAAATCTGTTTCTTCCGAAGTAAAGGCTGTAGAAACCGGTTTAGGAAGCAGTTTTGATGAGTCTTTTGATAAGTTTGCATCTGACGGAAAGACTGTTCTGGTTGAAATTCCAGAAAGCAGGGGATGTTCTTCCTGTCAGAAAATAAAGATAGAAATGGTTCATCATGATGGAGAATCAAAAGCAAAAGATTATGTAATTCATGCCCGTGAAGGTTCTGATGCCGTTGTAATTTTTACATTTAAAGGTGCGGAACTGAATGAAGGTGTTCTTGGTGCCCGTATTCGTGTAATTGCTGATGAAAATTCAAAAGTCAGGCTTTCTGCTGTTAATCTTTTAGGAAAAAAGGCCCTTCATTTTTTGAGTATCGGATCTCTCGTAAAGGATAATGCCTGTGTTGATGTAACAGAACTTGAACTGGGAGGGGCAAAAGTTTATTCAGGAAACAGACAGTCTCTTTCCGGTTATAAGTCGGTCTGCTCCGGACATACCGGTTATGTTGTAGAGCAGGGCTGTGAAGCAGACTTTAATTACGTAGCCCGTCATACAGGAAGGGAATCCGTAAGCATGATGGCCGTAGACGGGGTATGTCGTAATTCCTGCCGTAAAACATGGCGTGGAACAATTGATTTCGTAAAGGGATGCATTGATGCTAAAGGTGATGAACAGGAAAATGTTCTTCTTCTGTCTCCTGATGTTGTAAATAAAACCCTTCCGGTAATTCTTTGTGATGAGGAAGCTGTTGAAGGACGTCACGGGGCTTCCATAGGCCGTCTTGATAAGGATATTCTTTTTTATCTTCAGAGCCGCGGGGTAGACGAAAAAGAAGCAGGCAGACTGATGGTTTCGGCAAAAATCCGTTCTGTGTGCAGGTATATTCCTGATGAAGAGGTAAATGCCGGTGTAAATGCTTTTTTGGAAAGGGAGTTTGGAAAATAA
- a CDS encoding NADase-type glycan-binding domain-containing protein, whose translation MASLNLKKYFFLFTISFIMLSGLSAGDFRGDIKKLDSYILKCREGSQEKPEKYQIKPSSGNIDASFWSKLSESLKAKSNCIFYIDLSALSVADGQENDDIPYESINSVKSLGGIKLPSGLTSVSSRSFAACPNLEYVYFPQNTIHHIGYRSFSSCPLLKEVYLYDFDGYLDEAFKDCDSLKVIHMPDHPIYCSSSGGYYQYSFGNTPVETVVTASKTFTYDEWVAYNRIMVPEYVRVKEVRASSALEDKYKADNICNASYECWVEGSSGDGRGEWIELILEKPVTIEMITVKNGFGNLAYYWKNNRVKKARFIFDDDEKKSVSVEFKDDPSADSIYFGKYDSLCSKVKIVIEEVYQGSLADNDCCIDEICINAAIDRQREYGAYYSSAEMIFRYDPERKRMLKGLYELDVGSENVMEKDGFILARAVDWESGEKYWTRPNFSLRGTMLDDFFPGTGAGHSTNQYAMFLNPDGRHYLFTWHEETAGLPVSYDPRLKFYVWENQNWNIKESLAGEKSLENVLYVLKKLEGRSLNFRFDISDIYYSGDYSMIFNVYPLEKPSFAVTMEIPYEDNIFMPYKKTAESIAAFGSPEEFKKDDSLYKELEKCKAENTNLLLYSAAFNEDPAMSEYLIKCGFAVAGRTVEDDYYGEKGMSALEAWKYGGNNEQVAAILLKHGASYSEKMLISAFTMDDRAEFEKTAPLVTSYNETLDHITFQIGREDNEKIKYYFSVLNKLGLDFEGECKKNSSKKEYSRSPMGASINMLDLDMAKYFLSLGMKIPENIYDYTPLFYLAERYTECMRERDYYLAAGYSADAASYAESGKKAMDMIFWLFSEGVSAGSCNSSGENILHKFAEEEINGYVLEIVRLYIKHGLDLNAVSKAGKHPLEVFLEETYRKKVYNWDSDEDDDITEDSQVWTKEEMEFQNLLLDSGAWAEYALYYLIKEYDAADLVNKNCITGRKFNWYFDKAKGRNIIANSMHYNDTNEKSVLLILLEKYRSDPVSSSILIKKFLDAGYSTDGIIYYNREWTCFEYFFFNSFSFCDLTDENSSLYKETFSLLMEREDKAKVQAALDKVFEDLLSNIYFDILPEDLFEKVSFLIECGADWNKTVEKKYEDRKVKKCPDLLVSCGPDIWDFPFEYLEEIAYDDDYEFYYDESKMTEEDFKLLDEGALPYIKTCRYLIELGAGDVLTEKAFKKAGVPERVYRRIFE comes from the coding sequence ATGGCTTCACTTAATCTTAAAAAGTATTTCTTTTTGTTTACTATTTCCTTTATCATGCTTTCCGGTCTTTCTGCCGGAGATTTTAGGGGAGATATAAAAAAACTTGATTCCTATATCCTTAAATGCCGGGAAGGAAGTCAGGAAAAGCCTGAAAAATATCAGATTAAGCCTTCTTCCGGTAATATTGATGCTTCTTTCTGGAGTAAACTTTCAGAATCTTTAAAAGCAAAATCTAACTGTATTTTTTATATAGATCTTTCAGCCCTGTCTGTTGCTGACGGGCAGGAAAATGATGACATTCCATATGAATCAATTAATTCAGTTAAAAGCCTTGGTGGAATAAAGCTGCCTTCCGGGCTTACATCTGTTTCTTCCAGATCTTTTGCAGCCTGTCCAAATCTTGAATATGTTTATTTTCCTCAGAATACAATTCATCATATAGGGTACAGAAGTTTTTCGTCCTGTCCTCTTCTTAAAGAAGTTTATCTTTATGATTTTGACGGGTATCTGGACGAAGCATTTAAGGACTGCGACAGCCTTAAGGTAATTCATATGCCGGATCATCCCATTTACTGTTCTTCTTCAGGGGGCTATTATCAGTATTCTTTTGGAAATACGCCTGTAGAAACTGTTGTTACCGCATCAAAGACCTTTACTTATGATGAATGGGTTGCTTATAACAGGATTATGGTTCCTGAGTATGTGAGAGTAAAGGAAGTCAGGGCAAGTTCTGCTCTGGAAGATAAGTATAAGGCAGATAATATCTGTAATGCCAGTTATGAATGCTGGGTAGAAGGTTCTTCTGGCGACGGAAGGGGTGAATGGATAGAACTTATTCTTGAAAAGCCTGTTACAATTGAGATGATTACAGTTAAAAACGGCTTTGGAAATCTTGCCTACTACTGGAAAAATAATCGTGTAAAAAAAGCCCGCTTCATTTTTGATGATGATGAAAAAAAATCCGTTTCTGTAGAGTTTAAGGACGATCCTTCTGCCGATAGTATTTACTTTGGAAAATATGATTCCCTTTGTTCTAAGGTTAAAATCGTAATCGAAGAGGTTTATCAGGGTAGTCTTGCTGATAATGACTGCTGTATTGATGAAATCTGTATTAATGCTGCAATTGACAGGCAGAGGGAATATGGAGCTTATTATTCAAGTGCTGAAATGATTTTCCGTTATGATCCTGAACGTAAGAGAATGCTTAAAGGCCTTTATGAGCTGGATGTTGGTTCTGAAAATGTAATGGAAAAGGATGGATTTATTCTTGCAAGGGCAGTTGACTGGGAAAGCGGAGAGAAATACTGGACAAGACCGAATTTTTCTTTAAGGGGCACGATGCTTGATGATTTTTTTCCAGGAACCGGAGCAGGTCATTCTACAAATCAGTATGCAATGTTCCTGAATCCTGACGGCAGGCATTATCTTTTTACCTGGCATGAGGAAACTGCCGGTTTGCCTGTCTCTTATGATCCCCGTCTTAAATTTTATGTGTGGGAAAATCAGAACTGGAATATAAAGGAATCTCTGGCCGGGGAAAAGTCTCTGGAAAATGTTCTTTACGTTCTTAAAAAATTAGAGGGCCGTTCCCTTAACTTCAGGTTCGATATTTCTGACATCTATTATTCCGGGGATTATTCCATGATTTTTAATGTTTATCCTTTGGAAAAACCTTCTTTTGCAGTTACCATGGAAATACCTTATGAGGATAATATTTTTATGCCTTATAAAAAGACTGCTGAATCCATTGCTGCTTTTGGAAGTCCGGAAGAGTTTAAGAAAGATGACAGCCTTTATAAGGAACTTGAAAAGTGTAAGGCAGAAAATACAAATCTTCTTCTCTATTCTGCAGCCTTTAATGAAGACCCTGCTATGAGTGAATATCTCATTAAGTGTGGTTTTGCAGTTGCAGGCAGGACTGTTGAGGATGATTATTATGGGGAGAAGGGTATGTCTGCCCTGGAAGCTTGGAAGTATGGAGGTAATAATGAGCAGGTTGCAGCCATTCTTTTAAAACATGGAGCTTCCTATTCAGAAAAAATGCTTATTTCTGCCTTTACCATGGATGACAGGGCTGAGTTTGAAAAGACAGCTCCCCTTGTAACTTCCTACAATGAAACCCTGGATCATATTACCTTCCAGATAGGCCGGGAGGATAATGAAAAAATTAAGTATTATTTTTCAGTCCTTAATAAGCTTGGCCTTGATTTTGAAGGGGAATGTAAAAAGAATTCTTCGAAAAAGGAATATTCCAGAAGTCCAATGGGAGCTTCAATTAACATGCTCGACCTTGATATGGCAAAGTATTTTCTTTCTTTAGGAATGAAGATACCTGAAAATATTTATGATTATACCCCTTTGTTTTATCTGGCTGAAAGATATACAGAGTGTATGCGGGAGCGGGATTATTATCTGGCTGCAGGTTATTCAGCAGATGCAGCCTCTTATGCAGAGTCCGGTAAAAAAGCTATGGACATGATTTTCTGGCTTTTTTCTGAGGGAGTTTCTGCCGGAAGCTGTAATTCATCGGGTGAAAATATCCTTCATAAATTTGCGGAAGAAGAAATTAATGGCTATGTGCTTGAAATAGTCCGTCTTTATATTAAGCATGGCCTGGACCTGAATGCAGTTTCTAAGGCAGGAAAACATCCTCTTGAAGTATTCCTTGAAGAAACTTACAGGAAAAAGGTTTACAACTGGGACAGTGATGAAGATGATGATATTACGGAAGACAGTCAGGTATGGACAAAGGAAGAAATGGAATTTCAGAATCTTCTTCTTGATTCAGGAGCCTGGGCTGAATATGCCCTCTATTACCTGATTAAAGAATATGATGCAGCTGATCTTGTTAATAAAAACTGTATTACCGGCAGAAAATTTAACTGGTATTTTGATAAGGCTAAGGGAAGGAATATAATTGCTAATTCCATGCATTATAATGATACAAATGAAAAGTCTGTACTGCTTATTCTGCTGGAGAAATACAGATCTGATCCTGTTTCTTCTTCCATCTTAATAAAAAAATTCCTTGATGCAGGATATTCAACGGATGGAATTATATATTACAACAGGGAATGGACCTGCTTTGAGTATTTTTTCTTTAATAGTTTTAGTTTTTGTGATCTGACTGATGAAAATTCTTCACTTTACAAGGAAACATTCAGTCTTCTTATGGAACGTGAAGATAAAGCTAAGGTACAGGCTGCATTAGATAAAGTTTTTGAAGATTTACTGTCAAATATTTATTTTGATATTCTGCCTGAAGACCTTTTTGAAAAAGTTTCTTTTTTGATTGAATGTGGTGCAGACTGGAATAAGACTGTTGAAAAAAAGTATGAGGACAGAAAGGTTAAAAAATGTCCGGATCTTCTTGTATCCTGTGGTCCTGACATCTGGGATTTTCCTTTTGAGTATCTTGAAGAAATTGCCTATGATGACGATTACGAGTTTTATTATGATGAATCAAAAATGACGGAAGAGGATTTTAAACTTCTTGATGAAGGAGCCCTTCCTTATATAAAGACCTGCCGCTATCTTATAGAGCTTGGGGCAGGGGATGTACTTACGGAAAAGGCATTTAAAAAAGCCGGGGTTCCAGAAAGGGTTTACAGACGTATTTTTGAATAG